From a region of the Flavobacterium branchiarum genome:
- a CDS encoding DUF7738 domain-containing protein: MKQLVILILSSIMLQCQSSKKEPMQGTDFYISEHSITYKNQEVPFGKPVAEWVKIFGKYSRIYHTTIYIWDDLGIYVSGTNNNSRINELHIFFMNLDSPLGQRGKLNRARGRMSVKFVKEKDKKTGWFTSDEDYAEMEEKNTRGSDAPDKFIYPFKIYEKPLNIEGAVVKAGMSVSEINKERKKANLPVIKYYDEDMNWKNEHGSTTTLSNGYFTTFRGFSTPEEQENANFYNIMYRQTEGEIEYIRIVHDTGQDYYKF; the protein is encoded by the coding sequence ATGAAACAATTAGTAATCTTAATCTTGAGTAGTATTATGCTACAATGTCAAAGCTCAAAAAAAGAACCAATGCAAGGAACCGATTTTTATATTAGTGAACACTCTATTACATACAAAAACCAAGAAGTACCTTTTGGTAAACCCGTAGCCGAATGGGTGAAAATTTTTGGTAAGTATAGCAGGATATATCATACTACTATATACATATGGGATGATTTAGGAATATATGTTTCTGGAACAAATAACAATTCAAGAATTAATGAACTCCACATTTTTTTTATGAATCTAGATAGTCCTTTAGGACAGAGGGGAAAACTTAATAGAGCTAGAGGGAGAATGTCTGTAAAATTTGTAAAGGAAAAAGATAAAAAAACTGGATGGTTTACTTCAGATGAAGATTATGCTGAAATGGAAGAAAAAAATACAAGAGGTTCCGATGCTCCTGATAAATTTATTTATCCCTTTAAGATTTATGAAAAACCATTAAACATTGAGGGCGCAGTAGTAAAAGCGGGAATGAGTGTATCTGAAATCAACAAGGAGCGAAAAAAAGCAAATTTGCCGGTGATCAAATATTATGATGAAGATATGAATTGGAAAAATGAACACGGTTCTACCACTACTTTATCGAATGGTTATTTTACCACTTTTAGAGGTTTTTCAACTCCCGAAGAGCAAGAAAATGCTAATTTTTATAATATTATGTACCGCCAGACCGAAGGCGAGATAGAATACATCCGTATTGTACATGATACAGGTCAAGACTATTATAAATTTTAA
- a CDS encoding DUF7738 domain-containing protein, with product MKQLVILILSSIMLQCQSSKKEPMQGTDFYISEHSITYKNQEVPFGKPVAEWVKIFGTYSRIYHTSVYIWDDLGIFVSESNYNSEINELHIFFMNLDSPLGQMGKLNEARGRMSLKFVKERNHKDGWFPEKTDLNIYAEMEERNTRGSDAPDKFIYPFKIYEKPLNIEGAVVKAGMRVSEINKERKKANLPVIKYYDADLNWKYEHGSTTTLSNGYFTTFKGFSTSEEQENANFYNIMYRQTEGEIEYIRIVHDTGQEYFKI from the coding sequence ATGAAACAATTAGTAATCTTAATCTTGAGTAGTATTATGCTACAATGTCAAAGCTCAAAAAAAGAACCAATGCAAGGAACCGATTTTTATATTAGTGAACACTCTATTACATACAAAAACCAAGAAGTACCTTTTGGTAAACCCGTAGCCGAATGGGTGAAAATTTTCGGTACGTATAGCAGGATATATCACACAAGTGTATATATATGGGATGATTTAGGAATATTTGTTTCTGAATCAAATTACAATTCAGAAATTAATGAACTCCATATTTTTTTTATGAATCTAGATAGTCCTTTAGGACAGATGGGAAAACTTAATGAGGCTAGAGGGAGAATGTCTCTAAAATTTGTAAAGGAACGGAATCATAAAGACGGATGGTTTCCAGAAAAAACGGATTTAAATATTTATGCTGAAATGGAAGAAAGAAATACAAGAGGTTCCGATGCTCCTGATAAATTTATTTATCCCTTTAAGATTTATGAAAAACCATTAAACATAGAGGGTGCAGTAGTAAAAGCGGGAATGCGTGTATCTGAAATCAACAAGGAACGAAAAAAAGCAAATTTGCCAGTGATCAAATATTATGATGCAGATTTGAATTGGAAATATGAACATGGTTCTACCACTACTTTGTCGAATGGTTATTTTACCACTTTTAAAGGTTTTTCAACTTCCGAAGAGCAAGAAAATGCTAATTTTTATAATATCATGTACCGCCAGACCGAAGGCGAGATAGAATACATCCGTATTGTACATGATACAGGTCAGGAATATTTTAAAATTTAA
- a CDS encoding ABC transporter substrate-binding protein: MERKILYVLVLLLMQFGFAQNKLMWQGYFSYNHIKDISDSSVGIYAATDNALFSKNTATNIVKTINTVDGLSGQTISSLYHSELFRRTLIGYENGLITVVNESDGSIVKVVDIINKQLPANLKKINHFVEYDGVVYISCDFGIVQFNLKTLQFGDTYFIGDNGAQINVRQTTIYNGFIYAATNSGIRRASVANANLVDYSQWTVVTGGDWSSIETNDTKLIVINTSGYVSNYDSSQDIFVGVMSLPSPAKDMRAKNHNLFITTANTVYVYNNQMILLRQINNSDVAATALSFTCATAIGDDIYIGTDENGLYVSKLSGASVFENTMPIGPSRNDIFAINVTPSVLWAVYGNYNSVYNPYPLDSYGISKFNTTGWLNIPYEKVLQAKSMTRVIVNPNNENQVYVSSFFSGLLKIENDSPSILYNQVNSGLETLTFLGPGYIDVRINGTAFDKAGNLWVTNSLIKNGLKVLRTNGQWQTFPISTALIKAEDTSFGTMVIDNNSTKWMGTNRDGVIGFNESTNTVKKMTQGLDAGNLPAIDVRAVAVDAKNQLWIGTTRGLRVLSNVNNFRTENQLKANPIIIMDDGLAQELLYEQFITTIVVDGANNKWIGTADSGVFFVSPNGQETKYHFTTDNSPLPSNQINDIGINSTTGEVYIATNKGMISYKGIATQANENLNNVYVYPNPVRPEFFGTVKIAGLLDKANIKITDIEDNLVYETTSVGGTVEWDTTAFGKHKVASGVYMIIVSAEDGGETKVKKVMIIR; this comes from the coding sequence ATGGAAAGAAAAATTCTTTATGTTTTGGTTTTGTTGCTAATGCAATTTGGTTTTGCACAAAATAAGCTCATGTGGCAAGGGTATTTCTCGTATAATCATATTAAAGATATCTCGGATTCTTCTGTTGGGATTTATGCCGCTACCGATAATGCATTGTTCTCTAAAAATACGGCGACAAATATTGTTAAGACTATAAATACTGTTGATGGTCTTTCGGGGCAAACTATTTCTTCGTTATATCACAGTGAATTATTCCGTAGAACACTTATTGGTTATGAAAACGGATTGATTACGGTTGTCAATGAATCTGATGGAAGTATTGTAAAAGTTGTTGATATTATAAATAAACAACTTCCTGCTAATCTTAAAAAAATAAATCATTTTGTTGAATATGACGGAGTGGTTTATATTTCATGTGATTTTGGAATTGTTCAGTTTAATTTAAAAACATTACAATTTGGAGATACTTATTTCATTGGAGATAACGGAGCGCAGATTAATGTGAGACAAACTACAATTTATAATGGCTTTATTTATGCTGCTACTAATAGTGGTATTAGGAGAGCTAGTGTAGCAAATGCTAATTTAGTTGATTACAGTCAGTGGACTGTTGTTACAGGGGGGGATTGGTCAAGTATAGAGACTAACGATACAAAACTTATCGTAATCAATACTTCTGGATACGTTAGCAATTATGATTCGAGTCAAGATATTTTTGTTGGAGTTATGTCACTTCCTTCACCAGCGAAAGATATGAGAGCTAAAAACCATAATTTGTTTATAACCACTGCAAATACAGTTTATGTATACAACAACCAAATGATTTTATTGCGCCAGATAAACAATAGCGATGTCGCTGCGACAGCTTTAAGTTTTACTTGTGCAACTGCTATTGGCGATGATATATACATAGGTACAGATGAAAATGGACTTTATGTTTCTAAACTTTCTGGAGCTTCAGTTTTTGAGAATACAATGCCAATAGGTCCGTCGCGGAATGATATTTTTGCTATAAATGTTACGCCAAGTGTTCTTTGGGCAGTTTATGGAAATTATAATTCGGTTTATAATCCGTATCCTTTAGATAGTTATGGAATTAGTAAATTCAATACAACAGGGTGGTTGAATATACCATATGAAAAAGTACTTCAGGCTAAATCAATGACAAGGGTTATTGTTAATCCTAATAATGAGAATCAAGTTTATGTGAGTTCATTTTTTTCGGGACTATTAAAAATAGAAAATGATAGCCCTTCAATTTTATACAATCAAGTAAATAGTGGGTTAGAGACTCTGACGTTTTTAGGTCCTGGTTATATAGATGTTAGAATTAATGGAACTGCTTTTGATAAGGCTGGAAATTTATGGGTAACTAATAGTTTGATAAAAAATGGATTAAAGGTGTTGAGAACAAATGGGCAGTGGCAAACATTCCCTATTAGTACGGCTCTTATTAAGGCAGAAGACACAAGTTTTGGTACTATGGTTATTGATAACAATAGTACAAAATGGATGGGTACAAATAGAGATGGTGTAATTGGTTTTAACGAAAGTACAAATACAGTAAAAAAAATGACACAAGGTCTTGATGCAGGTAATTTACCGGCCATAGATGTAAGAGCTGTTGCTGTAGATGCTAAAAATCAGCTTTGGATTGGAACGACAAGAGGACTTCGTGTTTTGAGTAATGTAAATAACTTTAGAACAGAAAATCAACTAAAAGCGAATCCGATAATTATTATGGATGACGGCTTGGCTCAGGAATTACTCTATGAACAATTTATTACTACAATTGTTGTTGATGGGGCAAATAATAAATGGATTGGTACAGCTGATTCTGGTGTGTTTTTTGTTTCACCAAATGGACAAGAGACTAAGTATCATTTTACTACAGATAATTCACCATTGCCGAGTAATCAAATCAATGACATTGGGATAAACAGTACTACAGGAGAAGTTTACATAGCTACAAATAAAGGAATGATTTCTTATAAAGGAATCGCAACTCAAGCCAATGAAAATTTGAACAACGTATATGTGTATCCAAATCCTGTGCGTCCAGAGTTTTTTGGAACAGTAAAAATTGCTGGATTACTTGATAAAGCCAATATTAAAATTACTGATATAGAAGATAATTTGGTATATGAAACAACATCAGTGGGAGGAACAGTTGAATGGGATACAACTGCTTTTGGTAAACACAAAGTAGCTTCTGGAGTATATATGATTATTGTTTCGGCAGAAGATGGTGGTGAAACTAAAGTAAAAAAAGTAATGATTATAAGATAA
- a CDS encoding HET-C-related protein, with amino-acid sequence MSRIRIVGGTITKTTGGDHNIYTQGTITYTSGKTITETSDVGITYGEPKDPPNPEIVESNYKLGSTYAHEQLSALAKQLDELPFMFFMVGVFGEEIEVSALSKLYRGLSDASISAPEIVVTKFPVRGRKANYSNHRKKILVWEHFIDLAAKDNEARAELMSALVEEYGHHIDNILRTELATNGLEDTDYIDEGAKFAYALFNFDIFKETQLNFAKADTPSFTGDLIIDFSELHTQVKDYVAEDKQYDANPKDNVDGFGAGFEAGMHGGIEREALSQMVVDKKLTSLEVKQIYYGNWLRDYSQIILESTIRLEKTDIDKIKQSGIEHLNGLLKMNPCRVSHDGLVKLIEIVAAKEFVLGSDKYTSNYKNHVNTFQKEYGKLTKDILGIYRPEEHIDNPKGLKDFSSLSISYQYEHSKGNFTTKKLYAGENAKSLEVNDLIIKNYISTKENPDPDRPTSDRYMWQQLKLAVQYGKNKDGFRHLGAAFHVLEDFFSHTNFVEVALIKAGSLLLDQNKNSDLGKQLTLVYPWVQGMQGADYSTIPIVTGKFLLDDTMASVLPKVAEKMFPIGIQDYVQRKPGDRTFQDAFILTTLEDLSNGQQSDGQEKKAVYMGIKSSEVLTFYQNYLKLIDTKAAALTYTGWVGRTIDRGLSYMGDTLAIFSHITYNLLLSSIDEDIKIEQTQNSNKNYGTDPTHTQIAKDALHHPLNPLASELAKIAVKDVATKILDIWETGSDPTGEELAKYVINKYTIHPLYQNADWANKAVNDWADNNENIITRLQSATVYEHAEQVIQRTISNKKITAILNYFK; translated from the coding sequence ATGAGCAGAATAAGAATTGTTGGCGGTACAATAACAAAAACTACAGGAGGGGACCATAACATTTACACTCAGGGGACTATTACCTATACTTCAGGTAAGACAATTACAGAAACCAGCGATGTAGGTATTACTTATGGAGAACCCAAAGACCCACCTAACCCAGAAATCGTTGAAAGCAACTATAAACTTGGAAGTACTTATGCCCATGAACAACTTTCGGCTTTGGCAAAACAATTAGATGAATTGCCTTTTATGTTTTTTATGGTTGGCGTTTTTGGCGAAGAAATTGAAGTAAGCGCACTAAGTAAGTTATACAGAGGACTTAGTGATGCATCTATTAGTGCACCAGAAATTGTAGTTACAAAGTTTCCTGTCAGAGGCAGAAAAGCGAATTATAGTAACCATAGAAAAAAGATATTGGTGTGGGAACATTTTATTGATTTAGCGGCAAAAGATAATGAGGCTAGAGCTGAATTGATGTCGGCTTTGGTAGAAGAATATGGGCATCATATCGATAATATCTTGAGAACAGAACTCGCAACCAATGGCCTAGAAGATACTGATTATATAGATGAAGGAGCAAAGTTTGCCTATGCTTTGTTCAATTTTGACATTTTTAAAGAAACACAGCTAAATTTTGCTAAAGCCGATACGCCAAGTTTTACTGGTGATTTGATAATAGATTTTTCTGAACTACATACCCAGGTTAAAGATTATGTAGCAGAGGATAAACAGTATGATGCCAACCCAAAAGATAACGTAGACGGTTTTGGTGCTGGTTTTGAGGCAGGAATGCATGGAGGAATTGAGAGAGAAGCTTTAAGCCAGATGGTTGTAGATAAAAAACTAACTAGCTTAGAGGTAAAACAAATCTACTATGGTAACTGGCTCCGCGATTATTCTCAGATTATACTAGAAAGTACGATACGCCTAGAAAAAACAGATATTGACAAGATAAAACAAAGCGGCATTGAGCATCTTAATGGTCTGCTAAAAATGAATCCGTGCAGAGTTTCTCATGATGGTTTGGTAAAGCTTATAGAAATAGTAGCTGCCAAAGAATTTGTGTTGGGCTCTGATAAATATACTTCTAATTATAAAAATCATGTAAATACTTTTCAAAAAGAATATGGAAAACTTACCAAAGATATTTTGGGTATATACCGACCAGAAGAGCACATAGACAACCCAAAGGGTTTGAAAGATTTTAGCAGTCTAAGTATTTCTTATCAATACGAACACTCAAAAGGAAACTTTACGACTAAGAAGCTTTATGCGGGTGAAAATGCAAAATCGCTGGAGGTAAATGATCTTATAATAAAAAATTACATCTCTACAAAAGAAAATCCCGATCCTGATAGACCAACCTCTGATAGATACATGTGGCAACAGTTAAAACTGGCAGTGCAATACGGGAAAAACAAAGACGGATTTAGGCATTTAGGAGCTGCTTTCCATGTACTTGAAGATTTTTTCTCACACACTAATTTTGTAGAAGTAGCATTAATAAAAGCGGGAAGTTTACTTCTGGATCAAAATAAAAATAGCGATTTAGGCAAACAATTAACACTCGTATATCCGTGGGTACAAGGCATGCAAGGAGCAGATTATAGCACAATACCCATAGTAACAGGAAAATTTTTACTAGATGATACAATGGCAAGCGTACTGCCCAAAGTGGCCGAAAAAATGTTTCCTATAGGCATACAAGATTATGTGCAAAGAAAACCTGGAGACAGAACATTTCAGGATGCTTTTATACTTACGACTCTAGAAGATTTGTCTAATGGGCAACAGTCTGATGGGCAGGAAAAAAAAGCTGTTTACATGGGCATAAAGAGTTCGGAGGTCTTGACATTTTATCAAAATTATTTAAAACTAATTGATACCAAAGCGGCGGCATTAACCTATACTGGCTGGGTAGGTAGAACGATAGACAGAGGATTGAGTTATATGGGAGATACCTTAGCAATATTTAGCCATATAACCTATAACTTATTATTAAGCTCAATAGATGAAGATATAAAAATAGAACAAACACAAAATAGTAATAAAAATTATGGTACTGATCCCACTCATACTCAAATTGCCAAAGATGCACTGCATCATCCGCTAAATCCGTTAGCATCTGAGCTTGCCAAAATAGCAGTAAAAGATGTTGCAACAAAAATTTTGGACATTTGGGAAACAGGCAGTGACCCTACAGGAGAGGAGCTTGCCAAATATGTAATAAACAAATACACCATTCATCCCCTTTATCAAAACGCAGATTGGGCTAATAAAGCAGTTAATGATTGGGCTGATAATAACGAAAATATTATTACAAGACTCCAAAGTGCTACCGTGTATGAACATGCCGAACAGGTGATACAAAGAACAATAAGTAACAAAAAAATTACAGCTATTTTAAATTATTTTAAATGA
- a CDS encoding type VI secretion system Vgr family protein, with protein MSKFSDQVHVTIGSFTQNVVYYDLKLSQKMADHHHFSFVWQYTGKAIIKPADQAKALRRYLGDEVIFTFKGLTGIRLMSKGIITELSSIDLHGSPVGLHVTGISHTIVLDDMKKSRNYLELTMDDIVLRILAEGPGEFYQRDSIRSTYDKEFKYMPQYNETSFDFLKRLAMRYGQWFYFDGMRMQFGQTKASKIKLINGASLHSFKIQTNMASHKIYLTGYDYNNSNDIRSAAARTASGSKDSFSSIVWYNQGTVAQSHLNIGVYTTNAQNKEEIEEMVKLQTAGSDANSVYYSGVSYLPLGIGQVFTIINQTIEHELIVIEVTHHSEVHGNYSCEFKAIPADVGAPHYTDVHVFAKAESQPAQIKDNNDPIGLGRVKVEFYGASGTAVSPWIRMIQPHSGSGKGFYFIPEIGEEVLVGFEGANAQYPYVIGTQYNGKESSGHATPKNDIKVIQTRSGCKIVINDATGSILTQDKAGSTIFQDGQGNVITDAIKDFIVNAQNIDLNASKSITTTAAMNISESAGVDKSTTVGMMLNTTVGRDNIINTAGSFIENIQGDLKSHTQKERQEVATKGIDTSAEGAITKHSKKEMQNNSTEKSKSN; from the coding sequence ATGTCAAAATTTTCAGATCAAGTACATGTAACTATAGGAAGTTTTACTCAAAACGTTGTTTATTATGATTTAAAGCTATCCCAAAAAATGGCAGACCATCATCATTTTTCATTTGTTTGGCAATACACTGGCAAAGCAATAATAAAACCTGCAGACCAAGCCAAAGCATTAAGACGCTATTTGGGTGATGAAGTAATTTTTACTTTCAAGGGTCTCACCGGTATTAGATTAATGAGTAAAGGAATCATTACCGAACTGTCTTCTATTGACCTTCATGGTAGCCCAGTTGGTTTACACGTAACAGGCATAAGTCACACTATCGTTTTAGACGATATGAAAAAATCAAGAAACTATCTCGAACTCACAATGGATGATATTGTATTGCGCATTTTGGCCGAAGGACCAGGGGAGTTTTATCAAAGAGATTCTATACGATCGACTTATGATAAGGAATTTAAATACATGCCACAATACAACGAAACTAGTTTTGACTTTTTAAAAAGATTAGCAATGCGTTACGGACAATGGTTTTATTTTGACGGAATGCGCATGCAGTTTGGTCAAACAAAAGCTTCTAAGATAAAACTAATTAATGGCGCTTCACTTCATAGTTTTAAGATTCAGACAAATATGGCATCGCATAAAATTTATTTGACTGGTTACGATTATAATAATAGTAATGATATACGTAGTGCCGCAGCAAGAACGGCTTCTGGTAGTAAAGATAGTTTTTCATCTATCGTATGGTACAACCAAGGAACTGTTGCACAGTCTCATTTAAATATTGGAGTCTATACAACCAATGCCCAGAATAAAGAAGAGATAGAAGAAATGGTCAAACTACAAACTGCAGGCAGTGATGCCAATAGTGTGTATTATAGTGGCGTTTCTTATTTGCCTTTAGGAATAGGTCAAGTATTTACAATAATAAATCAAACCATAGAACATGAATTAATTGTCATCGAAGTGACACACCACTCAGAGGTACACGGAAATTATTCTTGTGAGTTTAAAGCAATTCCTGCCGATGTTGGAGCACCACATTATACTGATGTACATGTTTTTGCTAAAGCCGAAAGCCAGCCTGCTCAAATAAAAGACAACAACGACCCCATAGGATTAGGTCGAGTTAAGGTTGAGTTTTACGGAGCAAGTGGTACTGCAGTAAGCCCATGGATACGAATGATACAACCCCATTCTGGTTCAGGAAAAGGATTTTACTTTATACCCGAAATTGGCGAAGAAGTTTTAGTAGGTTTTGAAGGTGCCAATGCGCAGTATCCTTATGTTATCGGAACACAATATAACGGTAAGGAATCTTCGGGGCATGCCACACCTAAAAACGATATTAAAGTAATACAAACCCGTAGTGGATGTAAAATTGTTATCAATGATGCAACGGGTTCTATCCTAACACAGGATAAAGCAGGAAGTACCATTTTTCAAGATGGCCAAGGAAATGTTATTACAGATGCTATCAAAGATTTTATTGTGAATGCGCAGAATATTGATTTAAACGCTTCAAAAAGTATTACCACTACTGCGGCAATGAACATTAGCGAAAGTGCGGGAGTCGATAAATCGACTACGGTAGGAATGATGCTCAACACAACTGTTGGTAGAGATAATATAATAAATACAGCAGGGAGCTTCATAGAAAATATTCAAGGAGATTTAAAGTCACATACACAGAAAGAAAGACAAGAAGTAGCAACTAAAGGCATTGATACAAGTGCCGAAGGAGCAATAACCAAGCATTCTAAAAAAGAAATGCAGAATAATAGTACCGAAAAATCTAAATCTAATTAA
- the recO gene encoding DNA repair protein RecO — MQVKTKAIVISAIKFQEKSLIAKCFTLSHGLKTYFVRDAFSTRKSSQKIAYFQPLTILEIEAVHKNKGTLENFKEIKIGIPFQTIHTDIIKSTIVMFVSEILHYSIQEEEKNESLFIFLETALFWLDQHDEITNFHLILMLETTKYLGFYPDVSDADLPFFEMNEGVFTLFHGMSALTEHETTLFKKLIDLKFDNDQKVFHVIERQLLLKILIDYYSFHLDGFKRPKSIDVLKEIFS, encoded by the coding sequence TTGCAAGTAAAAACCAAAGCTATTGTTATTTCGGCTATAAAATTTCAAGAAAAAAGCTTGATTGCTAAGTGCTTTACGCTTTCTCATGGACTCAAAACATATTTTGTTAGAGATGCTTTTTCTACTCGAAAATCAAGCCAAAAAATCGCTTATTTTCAGCCACTAACTATTCTTGAGATTGAGGCTGTGCATAAAAATAAAGGCACATTAGAAAATTTTAAAGAAATCAAAATCGGAATACCTTTTCAGACGATTCATACTGATATTATTAAAAGTACGATTGTAATGTTTGTTTCGGAAATTTTACATTATTCTATTCAGGAAGAAGAGAAGAATGAATCTCTTTTTATTTTCCTAGAAACAGCCTTGTTTTGGCTTGACCAACATGATGAAATAACCAATTTTCATTTGATTTTGATGTTGGAAACTACTAAATATTTAGGCTTTTATCCCGATGTTTCGGATGCAGACCTGCCGTTTTTTGAAATGAATGAAGGTGTGTTTACTCTTTTTCATGGGATGAGTGCGCTTACTGAACATGAAACTACTCTATTTAAGAAGCTCATAGATCTGAAGTTTGATAACGATCAAAAAGTGTTTCATGTTATTGAAAGACAATTGCTTTTAAAGATTTTGATAGACTATTATAGCTTCCATCTTGATGGTTTTAAAAGGCCGAAATCAATAGATGTTTTGAAAGAAATATTTTCTTAA
- a CDS encoding DUF7738 domain-containing protein yields the protein MKELVILILSSIMLQCQSPKKEPMQGTDFYISEHSITYKNQEVPFGKPVAEWVKIFGKYSRIYHTSIYIYGMI from the coding sequence ATGAAAGAATTAGTAATATTAATCTTGAGTAGTATTATGCTACAATGTCAAAGCCCTAAAAAAGAACCAATGCAAGGAACCGATTTTTATATTAGTGAACACTCTATTACGTACAAAAACCAAGAAGTACCCTTTGGCAAACCCGTAGCCGAATGGGTGAAAATTTTCGGTAAGTATAGCAGGATATATCATACAAGTATATATATATATGGGATGATTTAG